CCGCGACACCGGCGGCGACCACTACGTCGTCGTCCGCGCCTCCGACCCCGTCAGCGAAGACGAGCTGCGCGAACGCGGCGCCGACGTGGTGATCAACCCCTCGACGGTGATCGCCGACAGCGCCCTCCAGTCGTTAGAGACCGGCGAGCTGGAGTACATGGCGCGCCAGCTCGCTGAGATCATCGAGGGCGCCGACGGCCGCATGGCCATCCTGACCCACGACAACCCGGAGCCGGACTCCATCGCGTCGGCGACCGCGCTCCAGGCCATCGCCGACGCGTTCGGCGTCGACGCCGACATCCTCTACACCGGCGACGTGGGCCACCAAGAGAACCGGGCGTTCGTCAACCTCCTCGGGATCGATCTCGTCGCGCGCGAGGACGCCCCCAACCTCGCGGAGTACGGGACGATAGCGGCGGTCGACCTCGCGAAGTCCGCCGAGGACGGCTTCGATTTCGACGTGGACATCGACATCTACCTCGACCACCTCGAAGCCGAGGTCCCCTTCGACGCCCGGTTCGTCGACGTCCGGACGAACGTCTCGTCGACGTCGACGATCCTCACGAAGTACCTCCAGGAGTTCGACCAGTCGCCGACGGAGGCGGTTGCGACCGCCCTCCTCTACGGGATCCGCGCCGAGACGCTCGATTTCAAACGCGACACCACGCCCGCGGACCTGACGGCGGCCGCCTACCTCCACCCGTTCGCGAACCACGACACGCTCGAACAGGTGGAGTCGCCGTCGATGAGCCCGGAGACGCTCGACGTGCTCGCAGAGGCGATCCAGAACCGCGAGGTGCAGGGGAGCCACCTCTTTTCGACGGCCGGCTTCATCCGGGACCGCGAGGCGCTCGCGCAGGCGGCCCAACACCTGCTCAACTTGGAGGGGATCACGACGACGGCCGTGCTCGGCATCGCCGACGACACCATCTACCTCGCGGCGCGCTCGAAGGACATCCGGCTCAACATCGGGAACGTCTTAGACGAGGCGTTCTCCGAGATGGGCGACGCCGCCGGGCACTCGACGCAGGGGTCGCTCTCGATACCGCTCGGCATCTTCACCGGCATCGAGTCGAGCGGCGACAACCGCGACACCCTCCTCCACCTCACGGAGGAGGCCGTCCGGCGGAAGCTGTTCGACGCGCTCGGCGTCGAGGGCGGCGGCGAGAGCACCAACGGGTCGTAACTCGGCGGCGAGAGCGAGACGCTCATCTGACCGGCGGAGCGGTTTTTACGTCTCAGCCCTTAACGCTGTCACCGCCGACGCCGACCATGCACGTCCCCGACGACCCCCCGGAGAACTGTCCCGCCTGTGGCGCCCCGTACGCGTCGGTCTCGCGGCACGCCGGCGGGTTCATGGTCAACCTGATCGACAACGAGCGGTACCGACGGGTGTGTTTCCACCCGGTCGGCACGAGCGCCGGCGCGGCCTTCGACTGTTTTCATCACACGCACCGCCAAGCCGGCGGCTCGGTTGACGAGTAGCACGCTTCGAACACGGCGAAAAGGAAGCGACAGCCGCGAGCGATGCCCGCGGAACGCCGCCGTCCGGTCGGCCGCGACGCTCGTGATTTAAAAGTCGTCGCCGGTCGTGATCGAGGTGTACGAGCCGATCAGCGCGCCGGACAGGTCCACGTCCTCCAGCGTGGCTCCCTCGTCGACGACGGAGTTGCGAACGGTCGAGTCGGCGATCGTCGCGTCGGGGAAGACGACCGCGCGTTCGAGCGCCGAGTCGGTGATCGTCGCGCCCGACATCACGTGAACCACGTCGCCGAGGTCGCTGTTCTCGACGGTGGCGTCGTCGGCGACGAGCGTGCCGCCCTCAAGCGCGTACTCGACCGCGTCGAGGTAGCTGTCGGCGGTCCCGATGTCGAACCACGCGCCGTCGAAGGTGTACGCGTGGACGCCGCCGCGCTGTTGGAGCCACTGCAGGAACCAGCCCGGCTCGTCCGGGTTGTTGCCGTCTTCGAGGTAGGTCCCGAGGTCGGGCAGCGTCTCCGCGGGGAAGGCGTAACACGCGATAGAGACGAGCGTGCTCT
This genomic window from Halorubrum sp. PV6 contains:
- a CDS encoding DHH family phosphoesterase, producing MSGASGSARTRYAILGCGSVGHAVAEDLTGRGKDVLILDRDESRVEALRDQDLNARVQDVSDPDVVEELDDRDIVLILASDVEANKAAVSAVRDTGGDHYVVVRASDPVSEDELRERGADVVINPSTVIADSALQSLETGELEYMARQLAEIIEGADGRMAILTHDNPEPDSIASATALQAIADAFGVDADILYTGDVGHQENRAFVNLLGIDLVAREDAPNLAEYGTIAAVDLAKSAEDGFDFDVDIDIYLDHLEAEVPFDARFVDVRTNVSSTSTILTKYLQEFDQSPTEAVATALLYGIRAETLDFKRDTTPADLTAAAYLHPFANHDTLEQVESPSMSPETLDVLAEAIQNREVQGSHLFSTAGFIRDREALAQAAQHLLNLEGITTTAVLGIADDTIYLAARSKDIRLNIGNVLDEAFSEMGDAAGHSTQGSLSIPLGIFTGIESSGDNRDTLLHLTEEAVRRKLFDALGVEGGGESTNGS